A genome region from Bufo gargarizans isolate SCDJY-AF-19 chromosome 2, ASM1485885v1, whole genome shotgun sequence includes the following:
- the LOC122929201 gene encoding olfactory receptor 11L1-like, translating into MQFSNASTVTEILLLGFQNLQRFRIYLFLLLLIIFCVTVFGNLLIILVVSSSRLLHSPMYFFLTQLSTLDILLSTTIVPNMLQVVLYEGSYVSFKGCLTQFYCFSASESMECLLLTVMSYDRYQAICNPLKYTLVMHLTFCIKAVLLCWGMIFAVMLTIAVTMSYLLFCGPNVIDYFFCEFDPLLELSCSDTFFLKIEDIILAVPCVLCPFIAIIVSYVYIIYTILKIPSVTGRQKTFSTCSSHLSVVSIFYGSIIIIYLFPNKGNVKKIISLFYTVVTPLLNPMIYSLSNRDIKQAFKKLKSKMSSAL; encoded by the coding sequence ATGCAGTTCAGCAATGCCAGCACGGTGACTGAGATTTTGCTTTTGGGATTTCAGAATTTACAACGTTTTAGGATTTATTTATTTCTCCTacttttaattattttctgtGTGACGGTATTTGGAAACCTTCTCATCATTCTGGTGGTGTCCTCCAGCAGATTGCTCCACTCTCCCATGTACTTCTTCCTCACACAGCTCTCTACTTTAGACATTCTCCTCTCCACCACCATTGTACCCAACATGCTTCAGGTCGTGTTGTATGAAGGGAGTTATGTGTCCTTTAAGGGCTGTTTGACacaattttattgtttttcagCCTCTGAATCAATGGAATGTCTTCTCCTGACAGTGATGTCCTATGACCGGTATCAGGCCATCTGTAACCCACTAAAATACACCTTAGTCATGCACCTCACATTTTGTATAAAAGCTGTTCTCTTGTGTTGGGGGATGATATTTGCTGTTATGTTGACTATTGCAGTAACCATGAGTTATTTGTTGTTCTGTGGGCCAAACGTCATTGACTATTTCTTCTGTGAGTTTGATCCCTTACTTGAACTTTCCTGCTCAGACACTTTTTTCCTGAAAATAGAGGACATAATATTGGCCGTACCATGTGTACTTTGTCCCTTTATTGCCATTATAGTTTCCTATGTTTATATAATTTACACCATATTGAAGATCCCATCTGTGACCGGGAGGCAGAAGACCTTCTCCacctgcagctctcacctgtcCGTGGTGTCTATATTTTATGGATCAattatcattatctatctatttccaAATAAGGGAAATGTAAAGAAAATCATCTCCCTGTTCTACACTGTAGTGACTCCGCTTCTCAATCCTATGATCTACAGTCTGAGTAATAGAGATATTAAGCAGGCCTTCAAGAAGCTCAAGAGTAAAATGTCTTCTGCtctttaa